Sequence from the Cucurbita pepo subsp. pepo cultivar mu-cu-16 chromosome LG02, ASM280686v2, whole genome shotgun sequence genome:
tttaaatatttttattttatataaattatgatacCTCTAAGCAAATGGAACAAGAAATGGAGCTGTTCATCTTGCGGTGATCATATTCAGAAACAGCCAACTTTTGGACACTCTCCATTGGCATCCCTTTCACACAACTTTCTCCGGCAGCGGCATCGACGAACTCCGATATCTCTCGGTGTATATGCTCCGATAAGTCGCTCGCCTGAAAGTTTTATCCAAAAGTTAAGCACGAGTATTTGTTTTactaaaagaagaagaagaagaagaagaaaaccgtACATTTGGGAAAGAATATCTATATCCAAACGTTGTGTAGTTCAATAGTTGAAGTGCTACGGTGGCACCGACAATAGTGTCGATGTCAGTGCCATGGCCTTTGAAAGCTCCGACCACTGTCCCGACCATTG
This genomic interval carries:
- the LOC111787671 gene encoding putative RING-H2 finger protein ATL62, whose protein sequence is MVWWLVEFKEEVFYTTLCFFVNSFKTILFALYLCLLALVGAMVGTVVGAFKGHGTDIDTIVGATVALQLLNYTTFGYRYSFPNASDLSEHIHREISEFVDAAAGESCVKGMPMESVQKLAVSEYDHRKMNSSISCSICLEKFEDGEFGRRLPNCDHFFHVDCIDQWLRLHGSCPNCRKNCI